One stretch of Alcaligenes aquatilis DNA includes these proteins:
- a CDS encoding TIGR03364 family FAD-dependent oxidoreductase, whose amino-acid sequence MNTQHYDVIVVGGGILGMAHAWAAARRKLSVAVLERSHQAQGATIRNFGQVLVTGQAPGIMMDLARQSRGLWLELAEQAGFHVRSNGSLVLARNHLELELLEDFAQGRAQEENVACKMLNGKELASLFDGRLGHHHGALQGFDDLQIYSRDALPAITSSLQAMGVDVYTQAHVHYAQEGQVHSSAGNFTANSIFVCPGHDYSSLHRDLLDTVKPSVTRLQMLKVRAQDTGWALDRPLLTGLSCLHYGAFSDLPLADTLREQVQQRHGVLLDQGIHLLISPTPEGDLIIGDSHDYGLQASPFNQEDTDQYLLALAETVLGCPVQVLQRWQGVYGAKGPGPFSVLQADGSTQVTVMHTGLGMTTGLAIGERNIAARYD is encoded by the coding sequence ATGAACACACAACACTACGATGTAATCGTGGTGGGGGGCGGCATCCTGGGCATGGCACATGCCTGGGCGGCTGCCCGCCGCAAGCTGAGCGTCGCTGTGCTGGAGCGCAGTCACCAGGCCCAAGGCGCCACCATACGTAATTTCGGTCAGGTTCTGGTCACTGGCCAGGCACCAGGCATCATGATGGATCTGGCTCGCCAAAGCCGCGGTCTGTGGTTGGAACTGGCTGAGCAAGCCGGTTTCCATGTACGCAGCAATGGCTCGCTGGTGCTGGCACGCAATCATCTGGAACTGGAACTGCTGGAGGATTTTGCCCAGGGCCGTGCCCAAGAAGAAAACGTCGCCTGCAAAATGCTCAACGGCAAAGAACTGGCCTCCCTATTTGATGGCCGTTTGGGGCATCACCACGGAGCGCTGCAAGGCTTTGATGATTTGCAGATCTACTCGCGCGACGCCCTGCCCGCCATCACCAGCAGCTTGCAAGCCATGGGCGTGGATGTGTACACCCAGGCGCATGTGCATTATGCGCAAGAAGGCCAGGTACACAGCAGCGCGGGCAACTTCACAGCCAACAGCATTTTTGTGTGCCCCGGCCACGACTACAGCAGCCTGCATCGCGACCTGCTCGACACTGTCAAACCCTCGGTCACCCGTTTGCAGATGCTCAAAGTGCGCGCGCAAGATACCGGCTGGGCTTTGGACCGCCCTTTGCTGACGGGTTTGTCCTGCCTGCACTACGGTGCCTTCAGCGATCTGCCTCTGGCAGACACGCTGCGTGAACAAGTACAACAACGCCATGGTGTCTTGCTGGATCAAGGCATCCATCTGCTGATCAGCCCCACACCAGAAGGTGACCTGATCATTGGCGACTCGCACGACTACGGTCTGCAAGCCAGTCCCTTCAATCAGGAGGACACCGATCAGTACTTGCTGGCTCTGGCAGAAACGGTGCTGGGTTGCCCGGTACAGGTTTTGCAACGCTGGCAAGGCGTGTATGGCGCCAAAGGCCCTGGACCGTTTTCGGTTCTGCAAGCCGATGGCAGCACGCAAGTGACGGTCATGCACACCGGCTTGGGAATGACTACAGGCCTGGCCATTGGCGAACGCAATATTGCGGCGCGCTACGATTGA
- a CDS encoding GNAT family N-acetyltransferase encodes MKDSESGLHFIDCNEAQHATAILAILNDAIVNSTALYDYVPRPPEAMVSWFATKRANDFPVVGVIDETGTLMGFASWGSFRAFPAYKYTMEHSVYVHPEHRGKGLGKILMQELIRRARQANLHTLVGCIDASNAGSIHLHQSLGFTHAGTFKEVGFKFGRWLDVAFYLLTLDTPAEPVDGWRDQPTSRAGSTGTR; translated from the coding sequence ATGAAAGACAGTGAGAGCGGGTTGCACTTTATAGACTGCAATGAAGCGCAGCATGCAACCGCCATTTTGGCAATTCTGAACGATGCCATCGTGAACTCCACCGCACTCTACGACTATGTGCCGCGCCCACCCGAGGCCATGGTGAGCTGGTTTGCCACCAAACGCGCCAATGACTTTCCGGTGGTCGGAGTGATCGATGAAACCGGCACACTGATGGGTTTTGCCAGTTGGGGCAGCTTTCGCGCTTTTCCCGCCTACAAATACACCATGGAGCACAGTGTGTATGTGCACCCGGAACACCGTGGCAAAGGTTTGGGCAAAATCCTGATGCAAGAGTTGATACGTCGTGCTCGTCAGGCCAATCTCCATACGCTGGTCGGTTGCATTGATGCCAGTAATGCCGGCAGTATCCACCTGCACCAAAGCCTGGGCTTTACGCATGCCGGCACCTTCAAGGAAGTGGGCTTCAAATTTGGCCGCTGGCTGGATGTGGCTTTCTACCTGCTGACGCTGGATACGCCTGCCGAGCCGGTAGACGGCTGGCGAGATCAACCGACTTCTAGAGCAGGTTCTACAGGAACTCGATGA
- a CDS encoding Hachiman antiphage defense system protein HamA, which translates to MTQTTTHTAWLKKTRAKVQTADGIAIAVYELNIDHSDDLALTLWAKHFREHYCLDAQIDRLRRGTKKSRAQYLTDLVFPDKSEDFGPATRSGDFAEILIADLLESQLGFWTPRTRYDDKLVRNESPKGTDVLGFKFGGAGPSKPSKKDTLISFESKAQLSGKKAKARLQDAVNDSAKDVYRISESLNAMKRRLIARADDEGADRVERFQDGLEVPYLRMSGAAAVFCSSVYDSNQISKTDCTGHENVDNLMVIVVHSATLMTFVHALYERAANEA; encoded by the coding sequence ATGACACAGACCACAACACATACCGCCTGGCTGAAGAAAACCCGAGCCAAAGTCCAAACAGCGGATGGCATTGCAATTGCTGTGTATGAGCTCAACATCGACCACTCTGACGACCTAGCGCTTACGCTATGGGCAAAGCACTTTCGTGAGCACTATTGCCTCGACGCTCAGATTGATCGTCTGAGGAGAGGAACCAAGAAATCACGAGCGCAGTATTTGACGGACTTGGTTTTCCCGGACAAGTCAGAGGACTTTGGACCTGCTACGCGCTCTGGAGACTTCGCAGAAATCTTGATCGCTGACCTTCTTGAAAGTCAACTGGGCTTTTGGACACCACGTACTCGCTACGATGACAAGCTGGTACGAAACGAGTCGCCAAAGGGCACCGATGTGCTCGGGTTCAAGTTTGGCGGCGCTGGCCCTTCCAAGCCGTCCAAGAAAGACACCCTGATTTCCTTCGAGTCCAAAGCACAGCTCAGCGGAAAAAAGGCAAAGGCACGATTGCAAGATGCGGTCAACGACTCAGCCAAAGACGTGTATCGGATATCAGAGTCGCTCAATGCGATGAAACGTCGCCTCATTGCGCGGGCAGATGATGAAGGCGCGGACCGAGTCGAGCGGTTCCAAGATGGACTTGAGGTGCCCTACCTCCGCATGTCCGGAGCAGCGGCCGTCTTTTGCTCCAGCGTCTACGACTCTAACCAGATCTCGAAGACCGACTGTACGGGACATGAAAACGTGGACAACCTCATGGTGATAGTTGTGCATTCCGCAACGCTGATGACGTTTGTTCATGCCCTCTATGAAAGAGCTGCCAATGAAGCCTGA
- a CDS encoding DEAD/DEAH box helicase: MKPERRTRFAAAITLSKGKMYEYGVPEDDHIALPEGLDLEMQFPMAVGTVGDFASETVAKVIGAEGDAHTTRDEVIFSAQVLQAFDDSLLNQDLSFNLCLLAAAGFYLGDVPGNAAVQISKLSQLAPPEGDPLALAAKTAMDKPWGQTGNIVNSSYATDLLGALGEHFKTGGGGDRATAAIRKLRSWSYAGASAHELLMADLLGAISATRIANSAWTLLPQYSELSGNSWQPYLSRPTSIKEMWPSQRMVGEAGLYKGQSGVVQMPTSAGKSRATELVIRSAFLSARTKLALVIAPFRALCQEIASDLERAFRDDGYNVNQLSDALQPDIEFDIFDVSIESAPQVVVLTPEKLLYTLRQEPDIVQRAGLVVYDEGHQFDTGTRGVTYELLLTSIKRLLSNSAQSVLISAVIQNAAAVATWLLKDESRVVSDKSLQARRLIAFASLPQGRDGQLQFNVASDSEQDFFVPRVIIPEQQPRLPREKTDRYFPTKESGSIALYLGLRLLKNGGVAIYAGRKASAAKIMRDAVEQTFRRGISLEPPSAYSDPEEIRRFVNLYSKNFGADAYLTKGAALGIFAHHGNTPQGIRVAIEYAMRQRLIRLIVCTSTLAQGVNLPIRYLLVTSTMQGRELIKARDFHNLMGRAGRAGMYGEGTVIFTDHRLYDERDTESRRWSNSVNLINPDNAEPTGSTLLSLFDPMKNETGTRTLGKPSPAEFATMIVDNWEELYEAIGNISTELQSKKFSVGSLREQLRAKKKIVEAIESFLMTYRSDVDTENFVANAKDLASETLAFSLADQEQQALLAGIFESVARRIEVRVPNTEDQHRFGRTLLGIDQALVVEAWVIENQSAIGASKSADDLLDLLWPLLAQLSSEKRLIDTVPEGALKTLADGWLAGRSFAILLQELNVLDASYPYGKYKKSFDLDLVVDLCEQTFGFEFSLLLASVKESFVARATEELGKSLTGHLNLLQKRLKYGLPDQDSISYYEAGFSERVIAQALSEGMIWESARSRNGARKLIRQYPNDIEVILRDFPSHFTDVFRSTVAS; the protein is encoded by the coding sequence ATGAAGCCTGAACGACGCACTCGTTTCGCAGCAGCGATCACGCTCTCGAAGGGCAAGATGTACGAGTATGGTGTGCCGGAAGACGATCACATTGCGCTTCCTGAAGGGCTGGATCTGGAGATGCAGTTTCCCATGGCCGTCGGAACCGTGGGCGACTTTGCGTCTGAAACCGTAGCGAAGGTTATTGGCGCGGAAGGCGACGCGCACACGACGCGCGACGAGGTCATCTTCTCGGCCCAGGTTCTTCAAGCGTTTGATGACTCGCTGCTCAACCAGGATCTCTCCTTCAACCTGTGCTTGTTAGCCGCGGCAGGCTTCTACCTCGGTGACGTGCCAGGGAATGCTGCGGTACAGATATCCAAGCTCTCTCAGCTCGCGCCCCCTGAAGGCGACCCGCTCGCTCTTGCTGCAAAGACCGCTATGGACAAACCATGGGGCCAGACAGGCAACATTGTTAACTCATCCTATGCGACAGACCTTCTTGGTGCGCTAGGCGAGCACTTCAAGACCGGTGGCGGGGGTGACAGGGCTACCGCAGCGATCAGGAAGTTGCGCAGTTGGTCTTATGCCGGCGCTTCTGCCCACGAACTGCTGATGGCGGACTTGCTCGGCGCGATAAGCGCGACACGCATCGCAAACTCGGCTTGGACCTTGCTACCGCAATACAGTGAACTGAGCGGAAATAGCTGGCAGCCCTACCTATCTCGGCCCACGTCAATCAAAGAGATGTGGCCATCCCAACGAATGGTAGGTGAGGCTGGCCTCTACAAGGGGCAATCGGGTGTCGTTCAAATGCCTACGAGCGCCGGGAAGTCTAGGGCAACCGAACTTGTCATTCGCTCGGCATTCTTGTCTGCTAGGACCAAACTGGCCTTGGTCATCGCACCGTTCCGTGCTCTGTGCCAAGAGATAGCCAGCGATCTTGAAAGAGCATTCAGGGACGATGGATACAACGTCAACCAATTGAGCGACGCGCTGCAACCGGACATCGAGTTCGATATCTTCGACGTGTCGATCGAGTCGGCGCCCCAGGTTGTTGTGCTGACACCGGAGAAGCTCCTCTACACCCTGCGGCAGGAACCCGACATCGTTCAGAGAGCCGGTCTCGTGGTCTATGACGAGGGACACCAGTTCGACACCGGCACGCGTGGCGTAACTTACGAACTATTACTAACCTCAATCAAAAGGCTGTTGTCCAACTCAGCCCAGAGCGTACTGATCTCTGCGGTCATCCAAAACGCGGCGGCAGTTGCCACATGGCTCCTCAAGGATGAGTCAAGGGTGGTTTCCGACAAGTCCTTACAGGCCAGGCGACTGATCGCGTTTGCAAGCCTCCCTCAGGGCAGAGATGGCCAGCTTCAATTCAATGTCGCGTCCGACAGCGAGCAGGATTTTTTCGTTCCCCGCGTCATCATTCCAGAGCAGCAGCCGCGTCTACCCAGAGAAAAGACGGACCGATACTTCCCGACAAAAGAAAGCGGCTCTATCGCGTTGTACCTTGGCTTGCGCCTTCTGAAAAATGGAGGTGTCGCGATTTATGCGGGCCGAAAGGCCTCCGCAGCAAAAATCATGAGAGACGCGGTCGAACAAACGTTCCGGCGCGGAATTTCACTAGAGCCGCCATCAGCGTACAGCGACCCTGAGGAAATTCGACGCTTCGTAAACCTCTACTCAAAGAACTTTGGTGCCGACGCTTACCTGACGAAGGGCGCTGCCCTCGGAATCTTTGCCCACCATGGAAATACGCCGCAAGGGATTCGGGTTGCAATCGAATACGCGATGCGGCAGCGGCTCATTCGATTGATCGTGTGCACTTCAACCCTTGCGCAGGGCGTCAACCTCCCTATCCGATATCTCCTTGTGACGAGCACCATGCAGGGCCGGGAGCTTATTAAGGCGCGAGATTTTCATAACCTGATGGGTCGCGCTGGACGCGCGGGCATGTATGGTGAAGGCACCGTGATCTTCACAGACCACCGCCTGTACGATGAGCGAGATACCGAATCACGTCGCTGGAGTAACTCCGTCAATCTGATCAACCCCGACAACGCCGAACCAACTGGAAGCACGCTACTTTCGCTCTTCGATCCGATGAAAAACGAGACGGGAACACGAACGTTGGGCAAGCCGAGTCCGGCCGAGTTCGCGACCATGATCGTCGATAATTGGGAGGAGCTGTATGAGGCGATCGGAAACATCTCTACCGAGCTTCAAAGCAAAAAGTTTTCCGTTGGGTCATTGCGAGAGCAACTCAGGGCCAAAAAGAAGATTGTTGAGGCCATTGAGAGTTTCTTGATGACCTATCGCAGCGATGTGGATACCGAGAATTTCGTTGCCAACGCAAAGGATTTGGCAAGCGAAACGTTGGCGTTTTCTCTTGCGGACCAAGAACAACAGGCGCTATTGGCAGGGATATTTGAATCCGTGGCACGGCGCATCGAAGTACGTGTTCCCAATACGGAAGACCAGCATCGCTTCGGGCGCACACTCTTGGGAATCGACCAGGCCCTGGTAGTTGAAGCGTGGGTGATTGAGAACCAGAGTGCGATTGGGGCATCGAAATCGGCCGATGACTTACTCGATCTGCTGTGGCCCCTTTTGGCCCAACTATCTTCTGAAAAACGGCTGATTGATACCGTGCCTGAGGGCGCACTCAAAACGTTGGCCGACGGATGGCTGGCAGGTCGATCTTTCGCAATTCTTCTGCAAGAACTCAATGTACTAGACGCATCATATCCATATGGAAAGTACAAAAAGTCGTTCGATTTGGATTTGGTTGTTGATCTTTGTGAGCAGACCTTTGGTTTTGAATTTTCGTTGCTGCTTGCGTCGGTCAAAGAGTCGTTCGTTGCACGGGCGACGGAAGAGTTAGGCAAGTCGCTCACGGGCCACCTTAACCTTCTACAGAAGAGGTTGAAGTACGGGCTTCCAGATCAAGACAGCATCTCGTATTACGAGGCAGGATTTTCGGAACGAGTGATTGCACAGGCCTTATCAGAGGGGATGATTTGGGAGTCTGCTAGATCCAGAAATGGTGCCCGCAAGTTGATCAGGCAGTATCCGAATGACATCGAAGTGATACTACGTGATTTTCCATCGCACTTCACAGATGTATTCCGCTCCACTGTAGCATCTTAG